Sequence from the Nitrospirota bacterium genome:
GCATGGTGCGACGGATGTAGTCGAACAGCGTCGTCGCATAAGGCCAGTAACTGCCGATCGTCTTGATCGGATGCGACGTGGTCAACGTGCCCTGCCCGCCGACCAACCGATCGCGCGGTCCTTCGACGCCGGTCGGGCCGTGGCAGGCGGCGCACTTCTTGGCAAAGACCGCGGCGCCTTGTTTCACAGTGCCGCGGCCGGGCGGGAGGCCGTCGCCGCTCGGCGAGACATCGATGTCCCAGGCGCGAATCTCCGCTTCCGTGGCCGGGCGGCCGAGGCCATAGGAGGACGGGTCGTCCGGAAAAGAAGCGCCGACCCAGGCCGAGACCGTCGCGGCGGCTGCCGCGATGAGGCAGGCTCCTCGCAGCACGACGCGTGGCGAGTTGTTCTTCCTCCGACAGGAGCGAGGAGAGCGCTTAGACATGGATATTCGTCACCGTGCCGTCGCGAGACACGCGCCAACTTTGAACGGCATGGTAATGGTACACGGAGTTCACGCCGCGCACCGCGATCAGGTCGGCGCGGGCCGGTTGCACATAGCCGGTCTCGTCCGTGCACCGGCTCTGCAGAATCGTTTCCTGCCCCTGCCAGCGCCAGGGAAACCGAAAGCGCGTACAACACTTGGGCAACACCGGTTCCTGCAATTGCGCCGGCCGCCACGAGCGCCCGCCGTCCGTGCTCACGTCCACCGACGTGATGCGTCCTCGTCCGCTCCAGGCCAACCCGCGGATCTCCACGAAACCCGGCCGAATCCGCTGCCCGCCCGACGGGCTGGTGATCACCGACTTGGCCTCCATGACGAAGGTAAACTGCCGCGCGGTCCCGTCCGGCATGAGGTCCGTATAGTGCGATGTCTCTTCACGGGTCATGAACGGCGCGGTGCCCAGTTTCAGGCGCCGCAGCCACTTGATACAGGTGTTGCCCTCCCAGCCGGGAATGACCAGCCGGAGCGGATAGCCCTGCTCGGGCCGCAGCGCCTCGCCGTTCTGTGCGTAGCACAACAGGGTTTCTTCCAGGATCTCGTGGAGCGGCAGACTGCGCGTCATGGCCGCGGCGTCGCCGCCCTCGGCGAGCACCCACGTTGCGTCCGGCTTGACACCCGCCTCGGCCAACACGGTCGCCAGCGGCACGCCGGTCCATTCGCCGGCGCTCAGGAGGCCGTGGGTTTCCTGGACGGTGCGGCCGACGGGCGCGATCCATTCTCCGGCCGAGTTCCCCGAGCATTCGATGAACACGACTCTCGACGCGGACGGAAAGCGCACGAGATCGTCCATGGTGAAGACCAGCGGCCGCTCCACCAGGCCGTGCACGAGCAGCCGGTGTTTGGCCGGATCGATCGTGGGCACGCCGTTATGGTGCCGTTCGAAATGCAAAGAGTTGGGTGTGATGATCCCGTGCAGCGACTGGTGCGGCGTCAGGGACACGGCGGATCTGACCAGCCGCCTCGCCTGCTCGAACGCGGAGCGTCGGCCATACGCGCTGGGCGGGGCGCCCGGCACCTTCGTCGGGTCCTCCGGAGCCGCGGGTTTCGCGTGCGCCGATGGCAGAAGGGAGCGGGCGGCCGTCAATCCCGCAAAGGTCGCCGCGCCGGCGATGAAGGCCCGGCGGCTGAGCGGCCGAGCGGAGCTATCGGCATGCGGAACATCCTCATCCAGGAAGCGCCCCATCGATCACCTCGCATCGGTTGATGGAGACCGATTATGGATTGCCGCGGAGGAGCGGGTCAATCGTTCGTTCCGAGATCGACGCCGATCCCGTACCGTTCGAGGAGGGCAGGTGAGGAGGGTATGATCGTCGCGATGAGCGTCGTGCCGACTTTCCGGATGAGCGCTTGATGGTCTGCGAAAACCCGGCCCATGAGACTGGCCGACGCTCCGAGCGCGACGAACACGGCTGAAAAGCCGCGATGAAGAGGGGCGAGTTGACGATGATCGCCGTGCGGCGCCGGTGTCGCTCCTCGGAGTCCGTCAGTTCATGGAGCGACAAGCCGGTGATCGACATGAGATAAGACGGCACCAGCGGTAGCACGCAGTGGGAGAGAAAGGACAGCAGACCGGCCAGAAACGCGGGCGCGAGCGAGGTGTGCGGCAGCGAATCGATCATGAGGGAGGCGCTGATGGAGACGGGGGCCGGGTCCGCGCGACCCCCGCGGTCTTCACTCGGTCAACGCGGACAGGAACTCCCGAAACTTGGCGTTCTGGAGAATGCCGGCGCCGCGATACACGAGCACGATGTGCCCCTGAGCATCGACCAGCACGGAGGTCGGCGTGGCGTTGACGTTGAAGGCCTGCGCCGTCCATCGATCTTCGTCATAGGCCGTGGGAAACACGAACGTATCGGGCCTGGCTTTCACGAACGCCTCGACGTTGGTTCTCGTATCGGCGAACCCGATCGAGATCACACGGAGCCGCGCCGGTTTCCTCCGCTGATAGAAGTCGCCCAGGCTCGGCAGCTCGCGTCGGCAGACCTTGCACCACGGCGCCCAGAACACCAACAACGTCGGCCGGCCTATGATCGTTTCGTGGCTGTACACCTCGCCGGCCAACGTCACCAGCTCGAACGGCGGGACGGCCGAAGGCGCCGCTTCGGCCATGCCTGCTCCGTTTCCGATCAGGCCTCCGCCGAGGCCGGACCACAGGATCGTCAGACCAAGGAGACCGATCCTGATCCGTCGCATGCTCTCCCCCTCCTCCTTACGGCTTGATGTAGAGGTAGCCCTGTCGCTGCAGATCCGCGATACGTTTCACCGCCACGGGATGCAAGGTGGCGACGAATCCCTTGGCCAGATTGTCCAGCGTCTTGCCGAAGACCTTCATCGACAGCTGGCACATCTCCGCGTGCACGCCTTTCTCGATGATCTGGTCGAATCGCTTCTGCATTTCTGGGTCCATCTTGTCCTTCTCGAACAGTTCCAACGCCGGTCCGTGCACGACCAACTCCACGTCGATGTTCTCCGGCCCGCCCTCCGCGTCGATGTGCTTGTTGATGAGGGCGAGCGCGTACTTGGCGACCTCCGGGTCCTTCCCGTCCACGTGGTACAGGACTTTGACTTTCTCCTTCTTGGGGTTGTCCGCCGCCTGCGCCGGGTCGGGGACCGCGGTGAGGGCGAATAAGGCGACCGACAGCATTGACGCGAGCGCCAGCTTGCAGGGGAACGTGGCGATCATGGCTTCCTCCTTTGGGTGATGATCCGTGAAGAGCGACGACTCGTGCGCGCATCGTACTCATGCGCAACGGAAGGAGGGTAGAGGAGGGTACCCCGGCGGGCGGAACAATTATACCCCTGGCGGGTAGGGGAGAACTCCTCTGGTCAGATCTTCGGACGGCGTTGGGTGTAGTAGACGGCCGCCTGGGCGCGGCGCGTGACGTGGAGCTTCTGAAAGACGTTACCCAGGTAATTACCGACCGTTTTCTCGCTGAGGTTGAGCGCGACCGCGATCTCCTTGTTGGTCTTGCCTTCGGCCACCAGCGCGAGTACGCGTTCCTCCTGCGGCGAGAGCGCGTCGCGCTTCTCGCCGTGCGACGTGGCCGGAACGGATTTCAGACGCGCGAGCACGCGTTCCGTCACGGCCGGATCGAGGATCGATTGTCCGTCGGCCACGGTCCTCGCCGCGCGAAGCAGTTCCTCGCCGCCGATTTCTTTGAGCAGGAACCCGTCGGCGCCGGCAAGAATCGTGGCCAGGACCGCGTCATCGTCGGCGTAGGAGGTGAGAAAGAGCACCCGCGTCTCAGGGCGCGCCGCCCGGATCTCGCGACAGGCTTCGATTCCGCTGCCGTCGGGGAGCCGGACGTCCATCAACACGACATCGGGCTTGAGGCGCGCCGCTTCGGTCACGGCGGCCGCTTTCGTGCCGGCTTCACCGACCACCTGGAATCCGCCGGCTTCGGCGAACAACGTGCGCAGCCCCAGCCGGAGCACCTGGTGGTCGTCCACCAACAGCAGCCGGATCGGCTTCGTGTCAGGTCGAGGCATGGGACACCTCCTAAGGCACGTCGCAGACGATCCGCGTTCCGCGCCCCGGCTCGGAATGCACCGCCAGCCGGCCGCCGAGTTTCCTGGCGCGGGCGTCCATGTTCCGCAAGCCGTGCCCTTGTTTGTGGGCCGCGCCCGTCTGAAACCCCGCGCCGTCGTCCTCCACGATCAGCCTCACGTTCCCGTCATGCAGGTGCAGCGACACCGTCCCGGTGCGGGCGGCCGAATGCCGCAGGCAGTTGCTCATCGCTTCCCGCGCGATCGCGAGCAGATGGGCGGCCTGTTCCGGCGTCACCCTGTCCGCGGCGGCCGGGTCGATCCGCACATCGAAATGGATCCGGTGCGGCCCTTCCATCGTCGCGACCAGGGCATTCAATGCCGTTTCGAACTCGCGTCCGCCGGAGAGCGGCGGCTCGGGTCCGACCAGGTACCCGCGGAGGTCACGAATCACCGATTTGAGATCGGCAATGGCTGAATCCAGTTGGCGGACCGATTCGGTCGGATCGATCGCCGCCTGCCGCCGGGACCGTTCCAGGCTGAGCGTGGTCGCAAAGAGCGATTGGATGGCTCCATCGTGCAGGTCCTGGGCCATCCGCTCCCGGTCGTCCAGCGCCTGCCGAAGCTGCCGCTCGCTCCGGCGCAGGGTCTCTTCGGCGCGTTTCGTCCGGACCAGGGAGGCTTCCAAATCGGAGATCGTGCGAAGATACCGGCGAGCGACATAGCCCAACGCCAGAACACAGGCGCTCAGGCGCAACAGGTGCCAGAACCACCAACGGGCGTCCCAGGGCACCGAATACATGAAGACCAACTCGGCCAGAGCGAACAAGAGCGCGAGGCAGCCAAACAGATAGTCTTCCGGTTCGCCGGAGCGCCGGTAATCGTGGAGGAGACGCAGGGTCGCCGCGAAGAAGAACAGGCACGCCAGGCTCTGGGGCGCGACCGCCGTCGGAGTAAACTCGCCGTGGCGGATCATGTCCGGAATCCGGTCGGGCCAGACCAGAACCGAGACGCCCAGGATCAGCGCGCCGACTGCGACGGCCCACGGCAGCCATGGGCGCCGCACCCGGAGGCGCTCGGAGGTCTGAGCCCAGACGAACGCGAATCCGGCGCCGCCGAGCAGGCTGGCCATGTTCCGCAGGAGCACGAACGCATTTCCCGGCCGGACCATGGCATGAAACGTGTCCAGAATCCCCATTCCCAGGAAGCCGATTGCCAAGGCTTGGAATTTTACGCCGCCCCGCTCCTCGCGTCGTCGCAACAGGACCGTCGCCATCGCCATCGCGGCCAATCCTCCCAACGCTTCCATCGTCGAGTGCAGCGGCTCGTGATGCCAACGCCAATCCGGCCGGAGCGCGGACAGGACCGCGCTTGCCAGCACCGCAGCGATGGCGCCGAATCCAAGGATCGCCTGCGAGAGGATCGGGTGACCGGTCACGGGGATTAAGGATTTCTGTGCCAGGGAACGCGCCCAGCGTATGCCGATCACTATACGATCTCTTGCCATGGACTGGAAGGCCTTCCGCCTCTGCGGCGAGGGCCCTGTGTGGGTACGTTGAGACGGGCAAGGAGCACCCGTTGCTTGGCCTCATGCAAAGGCTGATGGGAACAAAGTCAGGAGCTTTTTTAGTCGCAGCCGATGCGGCGGCCGGCGGTAATGATCCCTTCGCGGTTGGAAACGAACACGAGTTGGCAGTTCACGCCGCTATAGAGCGGTAGAGTGTGATATTCATCCGCCTGCCCGGGCATCCGATCGATCGTCATATCCCACACCATCTCGGTCGTTCCGTCGTCCAGCTCCTTCGGATGGAGATTCGGAGGCCCGAGTTCGTAGTACAAATCAGTCTTCTGCTTCCCGATCCATCGATCGATCACATCGTCCCAGGTCTGATAGATTCCGGCCACGCCGGGATCGCGGCTCTCCGCGCAGCCGACCAAACCCGCCAGCACTTCCAGGATCAGCAGGACCGATATGATCGTCGTCCTCATGGTCTCTCCTTCCGTGATTTTCGACGGCGTTTGGCGTATCCTGTCGATCGAGCCGACCCGCCGCGCGCGGACCTGCGGAGTGTAGCAGTTTCCGGGATGGAGACAAGGGGCGGGGAGGCGGTCACGGTCGAGAGCGATAAGCGTCAGGGCTGAGATCACGGATGCGGGACGCGCCATGCAGCCGCCGGGTATCGTGAGGCCGTGAGAGGTTGATGAAGTTGACCAACCTGGTGCATTGGATGAAACGCGGGATCGCGCTGCTGGTGTGGAGCGGCGTCTCGGCGTTTCTGGGCTTCGGCCTCTATGGATTTTATCTGTCGACCAGCCTGAGCCTCCCCAAAAGCGAAGATCACCCGCCGCTGCTCATCTACGGCGCCCCGTTTCTCCTGAAGCCCGATCAGGATATCGACGCAGTCCGGCTGGTCGAACGCCTCCACCGGCTCGGCTACCGTCCGGCCTCCTCGGAGGTCCTCGCGCCCGGCGAGTATCGCGTCACCGAGCAGACCCTCGACATCCACCTCCACGAACAGCCTGACACGCATGCCCCAGCCCTCCCTATCCGTCTGACGCTGGACGGCCGCCGCGTGGTCGAGATCCTGTCGCTGGTCGACGGGGGGCCGATCTTCCCGGTCTCGCTCGAGCCGCAACTCATCAGCGGCGTCCGCGGCGAGTCGCGCCAGGTGCGCGAATGGCTTCCGCTCGCTTCGATCCCGAAACCGGTGATCGATACGGTGCTGGCCGTCGAGGACCACCGCTTCTACTCGCATCCCGGCATCGACCCAGTGGCGGTAGGGCGGGCCGTCTGGGCTAATCTCGTGAAGGGGGAGGTCGTGCAGGGCGGCAGCACCATCACCCAGCAACTCGCCAAGAACCTCTTCTACACGCCGCAGCGGACCTTCGTGCGGAAGATCAAGGAGTCGATCGCCGCCCTGGTCCTGGAGGCCAAGTATCGGAAAGATGAGATTCTCGAGAGCTACCTGAATGAAATTTACCTGGGGCAGGCCGGATCCGTCGCCATCTACGGCGTGGGCGAGGCGGCGCATCGGTACTTCGGAAAATCGGTCCACGATCTGACGATCGAGGAAACGGCACTGATCGCCGGCATGATCAAGGGCCCCAACACCTATTCGCCGGTGCGGGACCTGCGGCTGGCCAAACAACGGCGCGATGTGGTGCTGCGCCGACTGCGGGAGGCGGGCCGGATCACCGAGGAGCAGTGGAAGGTCGCCGTCAATACGCCG
This genomic interval carries:
- a CDS encoding cytochrome c — its product is MSKRSPRSCRRKNNSPRVVLRGACLIAAAAATVSAWVGASFPDDPSSYGLGRPATEAEIRAWDIDVSPSGDGLPPGRGTVKQGAAVFAKKCAACHGPTGVEGPRDRLVGGQGTLTTSHPIKTIGSYWPYATTLFDYIRRTMPFSAPQSLTPDEVYSVVAWLLYRNGIVDEHAVLDARTLPAIQMPNRHGFVPDPRPDLPRR
- the soxC gene encoding sulfite dehydrogenase — its product is MGRFLDEDVPHADSSARPLSRRAFIAGAATFAGLTAARSLLPSAHAKPAAPEDPTKVPGAPPSAYGRRSAFEQARRLVRSAVSLTPHQSLHGIITPNSLHFERHHNGVPTIDPAKHRLLVHGLVERPLVFTMDDLVRFPSASRVVFIECSGNSAGEWIAPVGRTVQETHGLLSAGEWTGVPLATVLAEAGVKPDATWVLAEGGDAAAMTRSLPLHEILEETLLCYAQNGEALRPEQGYPLRLVIPGWEGNTCIKWLRRLKLGTAPFMTREETSHYTDLMPDGTARQFTFVMEAKSVITSPSGGQRIRPGFVEIRGLAWSGRGRITSVDVSTDGGRSWRPAQLQEPVLPKCCTRFRFPWRWQGQETILQSRCTDETGYVQPARADLIAVRGVNSVYHYHAVQSWRVSRDGTVTNIHV
- a CDS encoding TlpA disulfide reductase family protein, which translates into the protein MRRIRIGLLGLTILWSGLGGGLIGNGAGMAEAAPSAVPPFELVTLAGEVYSHETIIGRPTLLVFWAPWCKVCRRELPSLGDFYQRRKPARLRVISIGFADTRTNVEAFVKARPDTFVFPTAYDEDRWTAQAFNVNATPTSVLVDAQGHIVLVYRGAGILQNAKFREFLSALTE
- a CDS encoding DsrE family protein, with amino-acid sequence MIATFPCKLALASMLSVALFALTAVPDPAQAADNPKKEKVKVLYHVDGKDPEVAKYALALINKHIDAEGGPENIDVELVVHGPALELFEKDKMDPEMQKRFDQIIEKGVHAEMCQLSMKVFGKTLDNLAKGFVATLHPVAVKRIADLQRQGYLYIKP
- a CDS encoding response regulator transcription factor, encoding MPRPDTKPIRLLLVDDHQVLRLGLRTLFAEAGGFQVVGEAGTKAAAVTEAARLKPDVVLMDVRLPDGSGIEACREIRAARPETRVLFLTSYADDDAVLATILAGADGFLLKEIGGEELLRAARTVADGQSILDPAVTERVLARLKSVPATSHGEKRDALSPQEERVLALVAEGKTNKEIAVALNLSEKTVGNYLGNVFQKLHVTRRAQAAVYYTQRRPKI
- a CDS encoding sensor histidine kinase gives rise to the protein MIGIRWARSLAQKSLIPVTGHPILSQAILGFGAIAAVLASAVLSALRPDWRWHHEPLHSTMEALGGLAAMAMATVLLRRREERGGVKFQALAIGFLGMGILDTFHAMVRPGNAFVLLRNMASLLGGAGFAFVWAQTSERLRVRRPWLPWAVAVGALILGVSVLVWPDRIPDMIRHGEFTPTAVAPQSLACLFFFAATLRLLHDYRRSGEPEDYLFGCLALLFALAELVFMYSVPWDARWWFWHLLRLSACVLALGYVARRYLRTISDLEASLVRTKRAEETLRRSERQLRQALDDRERMAQDLHDGAIQSLFATTLSLERSRRQAAIDPTESVRQLDSAIADLKSVIRDLRGYLVGPEPPLSGGREFETALNALVATMEGPHRIHFDVRIDPAAADRVTPEQAAHLLAIAREAMSNCLRHSAARTGTVSLHLHDGNVRLIVEDDGAGFQTGAAHKQGHGLRNMDARARKLGGRLAVHSEPGRGTRIVCDVP